A single window of Micrococcaceae bacterium Sec5.1 DNA harbors:
- a CDS encoding LLM class flavin-dependent oxidoreductase has translation MDRKDHFKLGLFSANCSGGLAVTKIPERWGATWEENLRMARIADQAGIDFLLPIARWIGYKGDTNFHGSVLEPIPWAAALLAATERISVFSTVHTAFNHPLVTAKQIATLDAIGGGRAGLNIVAGWNQPEYETMGVDMAEAHDDRYGFAQEWWEVVRRAWQEEGIFDFDGKFFSLKHVEASPKPAGGKVPILNAGSSAQGRNFAGRNSDFVFTVVGGPEDGAEIVRSVKSQAMANYQREVGVLTLSHVVCRPSHQEATDYLAYYAEENADWGAVDYLMNLQGLHAESFTKEMLGTMRSRFAAGHGSCPLVGTPDEVAAEIARFAKAGFDGMTLAFVDYAGELEYFVQEVLPRLEKLGVREPALANV, from the coding sequence ATGGACAGAAAAGACCACTTCAAGCTCGGACTATTCTCGGCAAATTGCTCGGGAGGATTGGCCGTTACGAAGATTCCCGAAAGATGGGGAGCAACGTGGGAGGAAAACCTTCGGATGGCCCGCATCGCCGACCAGGCAGGAATTGATTTCCTGCTGCCCATCGCGAGATGGATCGGTTACAAGGGCGATACGAACTTTCATGGTTCGGTACTCGAGCCCATTCCATGGGCCGCCGCGCTCCTGGCCGCCACCGAAAGGATTTCTGTCTTCTCAACGGTTCACACAGCGTTCAACCATCCACTGGTGACGGCGAAGCAGATCGCCACCCTTGATGCGATCGGTGGCGGCCGTGCTGGACTGAATATCGTGGCCGGCTGGAATCAACCCGAGTACGAAACCATGGGCGTGGACATGGCGGAGGCCCATGACGATCGCTACGGTTTCGCCCAGGAGTGGTGGGAGGTGGTGCGCCGAGCATGGCAAGAGGAAGGAATCTTTGATTTCGACGGGAAATTCTTCTCGCTTAAGCATGTTGAGGCATCGCCGAAGCCCGCCGGCGGAAAGGTTCCCATTCTCAATGCGGGTTCCTCCGCGCAAGGCAGGAACTTCGCTGGAAGGAACTCGGATTTCGTCTTCACGGTGGTCGGCGGGCCCGAGGACGGGGCGGAAATTGTCCGCTCCGTGAAAAGCCAGGCGATGGCGAATTACCAGCGTGAGGTTGGTGTTCTGACGCTTAGCCACGTGGTGTGCCGGCCGAGCCATCAGGAGGCAACGGACTATCTCGCGTATTACGCAGAAGAGAATGCCGATTGGGGTGCGGTGGACTACCTGATGAATCTCCAGGGTCTGCACGCGGAGTCCTTCACCAAGGAAATGTTGGGGACCATGCGATCCCGTTTTGCCGCGGGCCATGGCTCCTGCCCGCTCGTCGGCACCCCCGATGAAGTGGCCGCTGAAATTGCCCGCTTCGCCAAGGCGGGTTTTGACGGGATGACACTTGCCTTTGTGGACTACGCGGGCGAGCTTGAGTACTTCGTCCAGGAGGTACTTCCGCGCTTGGAGAAGCTGGGCGTTCGCGAACCGGCACTTGCCAATGTATAG
- a CDS encoding flavin reductase family protein, with the protein MLTESIQQQPLVAKDLEACEVPPDLRSVMRHWPSGVSVVTTAAGGRRAGMVMNSFASVSLDPALVSWCVDKASSSIETWMATDNFSIHVLGKDLGHYVPRFAQRGKDKFEGLIPLVGYTGAPALPDVGLRLDCRLWARYEGGDHMILVGQVDHITQPESFDPLLFQHLRKP; encoded by the coding sequence ATGTTGACTGAAAGCATCCAACAGCAACCGCTTGTAGCAAAAGACCTGGAAGCCTGTGAGGTCCCTCCGGACCTGAGGTCCGTCATGCGGCATTGGCCCTCCGGAGTCAGCGTCGTGACAACGGCGGCGGGTGGTCGACGGGCCGGCATGGTCATGAACAGCTTCGCGTCCGTCTCCCTGGACCCGGCCCTTGTCTCATGGTGCGTGGACAAAGCATCGTCCAGCATTGAGACCTGGATGGCGACAGATAACTTCTCCATCCACGTTTTGGGGAAGGATCTTGGGCACTACGTCCCCCGCTTCGCCCAGCGCGGCAAGGACAAGTTTGAAGGTCTCATTCCCCTTGTGGGATATACCGGCGCGCCTGCGTTGCCGGACGTAGGGCTGCGACTCGACTGCCGGCTATGGGCCCGCTATGAGGGCGGCGACCACATGATCCTGGTCGGCCAAGTGGACCACATAACGCAACCGGAGTCGTTCGATCCCCTGCTCTTTCAGCACTTGCGGAAACCGTAG